A window from Purpureocillium takamizusanense chromosome 3, complete sequence encodes these proteins:
- a CDS encoding uncharacterized protein (EggNog:ENOG503PHU6), which yields MPRPVGRPRAAKGPKPTDAETNAPAGLSTRQTRSRALKTAAAMGREDATATAEKKRALNDGSPGQPPKRPARRGTRIRTKVAAPNSSINNNDGSATEAEEDEEAPQNHNFYNKINVSAGVTRSQEPQKKPSLASQQSLEEHEDLYAHLVDFLSDDNPEGPAAKRSGLQQKTRSPELGANGSSSEPPDRLNEKLDRDESPEQKQHDVETGLGAKDIPTRVAERVTITTNVADTAEGAVDAEGPEVQPSIVSLEKLSLMLKLMAKRGWTGDNDYADELLPHGHERGTNWLKRHAKELGTKDLRALFQMTYELIRILKRIPRIPKYQQQAGHLRAEKETIKTALEAVGRATARVTDPRLQLTKAARTGICKKVMPMLVLCLREAVLVGTLVTSDAGVPLPVEGLLIPSALELPRLVLAWCLQLYMVLEPQLDENRIQAATKNEKMTLTNRRRIKTYLGDLLHKLKQADDPLNQRLHRQMATQMQQETRRIREKEARDERDKQERQMQLVREASQRILIEDKYLRDHGWRIWEDEALRDTLDKVSNPKIETLVGLVPGRTEYEVRRRVAELREMAGA from the coding sequence ATGCCACGTCCCGTCGGTCGGCCCAGGGCTGCGAAGGGCCCAAAGCCCACGGACGCGGAGACAAATGCTCCGGCAGGCTTGTCGACTCGACAGACGCGATCCCGTGCGCTgaagaccgccgccgccatgggaCGAGAGGACGCGACGGCAACCGCTGAGAAGAAGCGTGCGCTAAATGACGGGTCCCCTGGGCAACCACCCAAGAGGCCAGCACGCCGTGGAACTAGGATTCGCACCAAGGTCGCAGCCCCAAacagcagcatcaacaaTAATGATGGCAGTGCAACAGAGGCTGAAGAGGATGAAGAGGCACCGCAAAATCACAACTTCTACAACAAGATCAACGTCTCCGCGGGTGTAACGCGTTCGCAAGAGCCCCAGAAGAAACCAAGCCTAGCATCTCAACAGTCGCTAGAGGAGCATGAGGACCTGTACGCTCATCTCGTCGACTTTCTCAGTGACGACAATCCTGAGGGCCCTGCTGCCAAGCGCTCAGGTTTGCAACAGAAAACACGGTCGCCGGAGTTGGGCGCCAATGGCTCGTCTTCGGAGCCGCCTGACCGGCTGAATGAAAAACTGGATCGCGATGAGTCCCCAGAGCAGAAGCAGCATGATGTCGAGACAGGACTTGGCGCGAAGGATATACCTACTAGAGTTGCAGAGAGGGTCACCATCACAACCAATGTCGCAGATACTGCAGAGGGCGCTGTGGATGCTGAGGGCCCCGAAGTCCAGCCATCGATAGTCAGCTTAGAGAAGCTCAGTCTGATGCTGAAACTCATGGCGAAGCGCGGCTGGACGGGTGACAACGACTACGCGGACGAGCTACTACCGCACGGCCACGAGAGGGGTACCAATTGGCTGAAGCGCCATGCAAAGGAACTTGGGACGAAAGATTTGAGGGCTTTATTCCAAATGACGTACGAGCTGATAAGAATCCTTAAACGGATCCCGAGGATACCCAAATACCAACAGCAGGCCGGTCACCTTCGAGCCGAAAAGGAAACCATCAAGACTGCCCTAGAGGCGGTAGGTCGAGCGACTGCGCGGGTCACAGACCCACGGCTGCAACTGACCAAAGCTGCGAGAACAGGCATTTGCAAGAAGGTCATGCCAATGCTAGTTCTCTGCTTGAGAGAGGCCGTCCTCGTGGGCACCCTCGTGACATCAGACGCTGGTGTTCCTCTACCTGTAGAAGGACTCCTCATCCCCTCCGCTCTCGAGCTCCCCCGCCTTGTTCTCGCCTGGTGCCTGCAGCTGTACATGGTGTTAGAACCGCAGCTGGACGAAAATAGAATTCAGGCCGCGACCAAAAACGAAAAAATGACGTTGACGAACCGTCGGCGAATAAAAACCTACTTGGGAGACTTGCTCCACAAACTGAAGCAGGCAGACGATCCCCTGAACCAGCGTTTGCACAGACAAATGGCGACTCAGATGCAGCAGGAAACGCGCAGGATACGTGAAAAGGAGGCGAGGGACGAACGCGACAAGCAGGAACGGCAGATGCAGCTGGTTCGAGAAGCATCGCAAAGAATCCTCATCGAGGACAAGTATCTGAGAGATCACGGTTGGCGCATatgggaggacgaggcacTGCGCGACACGCTCGACAAGGTTTCGAACCCCAAGATCGAGACGCTAGTAGGCCTGGTCCCCGGCCGCACCGAATATGAAGTCCGTCGGCGAGTCGCGGAACTGAGGGAAATGGCAGGGGCTTGA